A genomic window from Maritimibacter sp. DP1N21-5 includes:
- a CDS encoding alpha-ketoacid dehydrogenase subunit beta: MAQMSMRDALNQALHEEMERDHRVIVMGEDVAGGSGGTSGNIEAAGGIFGVTKGLKTKFGGDRVIDTPISESAIVGLANGAALAGLRPVAELMFADFVGVSLDQIFNQMAKFRYMFGGKATTPVVLRMAMGAGMNAAAQHSQTIYPMLSAIPGLKVCVPSTPADAKGMMKQAIRDDDPVIFFEHKALYSRKGEVPEGEFLTPFGEAALVREGKDATVVTLGRMVPFAMKAAEKLEADGITVDLIDMRTTSPIDEETILESLSQTGRLVVVDESNPICSIASEVASIAVTKGFHDLRAPVQKITAPHTPVPFARELERMYVPSPNDIEAAVRAVLEV; encoded by the coding sequence ATGGCACAGATGTCGATGCGCGACGCGCTCAATCAGGCGTTGCACGAGGAAATGGAACGCGATCACCGCGTGATCGTCATGGGCGAGGACGTGGCCGGTGGTTCTGGCGGCACTTCGGGGAATATCGAGGCGGCGGGGGGCATCTTTGGCGTCACGAAAGGGCTCAAGACGAAGTTCGGCGGGGATCGCGTGATCGACACGCCGATCTCGGAAAGCGCCATCGTGGGGCTTGCGAACGGGGCCGCGCTTGCGGGCCTGCGCCCGGTGGCGGAACTGATGTTCGCGGATTTCGTCGGCGTGTCGCTTGACCAGATCTTCAACCAGATGGCCAAGTTTCGCTACATGTTCGGCGGCAAGGCGACGACGCCTGTCGTGCTGCGCATGGCGATGGGCGCGGGGATGAATGCCGCCGCGCAACACAGCCAGACGATCTATCCGATGCTGTCGGCCATTCCGGGGCTGAAGGTCTGCGTGCCGTCCACGCCGGCGGATGCGAAAGGCATGATGAAACAGGCCATTCGCGACGACGATCCGGTGATCTTTTTCGAACACAAGGCGCTTTACTCCCGCAAGGGCGAGGTGCCGGAGGGCGAGTTTCTGACCCCCTTCGGCGAGGCGGCGTTGGTGCGCGAGGGTAAGGATGCGACGGTGGTGACGCTGGGCCGGATGGTGCCCTTTGCGATGAAGGCGGCCGAGAAGCTGGAGGCCGACGGGATCACCGTGGACCTCATCGATATGCGCACGACCTCGCCCATCGACGAGGAGACGATCCTTGAAAGTCTGTCGCAGACCGGTCGGCTCGTGGTGGTCGATGAATCGAACCCGATCTGTTCGATTGCCTCGGAAGTGGCGTCCATCGCCGTGACCAAGGGGTTCCACGACCTGCGAGCGCCCGTGCAGAAGATCACCGCGCCGCATACGCCGGTGCCCTTCGCCCGTGAGCTTGAACGCATGTATGTGCCCAGCCCCAACGATATCGAAGCGGCGGTGCGCGCCGTGCTGGAGGTGTGA
- a CDS encoding 2-oxo acid dehydrogenase subunit E2: protein MTQITPITLPKWGLEMSEGTVTGWHLKPGDSAEKGAELVDVETDKIVNCVELDAPGTLRRILVDEGEVAPVGALIAVMADESVEEAAIDAFVAEFKPVDASFEPSEGEDKPAKAEAAPTPEAPKSEVKATPLARRTAEQSGVDLSAVQGSGHKGKVMRDDVAKAGSSSGVSKKSAEEVRAENAGVHASPIAVKFANEVGLGLSGLKGTGRKGRVSLGDAEEAAIAAGIWSRPAKVARGVVDVAGPASGSEQPFTGMRKSIARALVHSKQTVPHFYTTVDLRVDALMDLRKGMNAAGEGAKISVNDFLIRACGVALGQHPGVNVHVSDVGVTLFDSADVSVAVAIEGGLITPVLRDVGNRGLRDIAAGAADLAARARSRELTAEELKGGTFTLSNLGMFGVREFDAIINPPQGAILAVGGPRREAVELPDGGVGFATMTSATLSADHRAIDGALAAQFLATLKGLVEDPMRLLQ, encoded by the coding sequence ATGACCCAGATTACGCCGATCACACTGCCCAAATGGGGTCTTGAGATGTCCGAGGGCACGGTCACGGGCTGGCATCTGAAACCGGGGGACAGCGCCGAAAAGGGCGCGGAGCTGGTGGATGTCGAGACCGACAAGATCGTCAACTGCGTCGAGTTGGACGCGCCGGGGACCCTGCGCCGGATTTTGGTGGACGAGGGCGAGGTCGCCCCGGTCGGGGCACTCATCGCCGTCATGGCGGATGAGAGCGTCGAGGAGGCAGCGATCGACGCTTTCGTTGCGGAATTCAAGCCGGTGGATGCGAGTTTCGAGCCGTCGGAGGGCGAGGACAAACCGGCGAAAGCCGAGGCGGCGCCCACGCCGGAAGCGCCAAAGTCAGAGGTGAAAGCCACGCCGCTCGCCCGTCGCACGGCAGAGCAGTCGGGGGTCGACCTGAGTGCGGTGCAGGGATCGGGCCACAAGGGCAAGGTCATGCGCGACGATGTGGCGAAGGCCGGCTCCAGTAGCGGGGTCTCGAAGAAGTCCGCCGAAGAGGTGCGGGCTGAGAACGCGGGCGTCCATGCCAGCCCCATCGCGGTGAAATTCGCCAATGAGGTCGGCCTTGGGCTGTCCGGGCTGAAGGGCACCGGGCGCAAAGGCCGGGTCTCGCTTGGCGATGCAGAAGAGGCGGCGATTGCGGCTGGTATCTGGTCGCGTCCGGCAAAGGTCGCGCGCGGTGTCGTAGATGTGGCGGGACCGGCCTCTGGCAGCGAGCAGCCGTTCACGGGGATGCGCAAATCCATCGCCAGGGCGCTGGTGCATTCCAAGCAGACCGTGCCGCATTTCTACACCACCGTCGATCTGCGGGTCGATGCGCTCATGGATCTGCGCAAGGGCATGAACGCGGCGGGGGAGGGGGCCAAGATCTCGGTCAACGACTTCCTCATCCGGGCCTGCGGTGTCGCGCTCGGCCAGCATCCGGGCGTGAACGTGCATGTGTCGGACGTGGGCGTGACGCTGTTCGACAGTGCCGATGTGTCGGTCGCGGTGGCGATCGAGGGCGGGCTCATCACGCCGGTTCTGCGCGACGTGGGCAACCGGGGGCTTCGTGACATCGCTGCGGGAGCGGCCGATCTGGCCGCGCGCGCCCGGTCGCGGGAGCTGACGGCGGAGGAACTGAAGGGCGGGACCTTCACGCTCTCGAACCTCGGCATGTTCGGGGTGCGCGAGTTCGACGCGATCATAAACCCGCCGCAGGGGGCGATCCTCGCCGTCGGCGGGCCGCGTCGCGAGGCGGTCGAGCTGCCGGACGGTGGCGTGGGCTTTGCCACGATGACCTCGGCCACGCTGTCGGCGGATCACCGGGCCATCGACGGCGCGCTCGCTGCACAGTTCCTGGCCACGCTCAAGGGGCTGGTCGAGGACCCGATGCGGCTGCTTCAGTAA
- a CDS encoding thiamine pyrophosphate-dependent dehydrogenase E1 component subunit alpha codes for MQQSPEQIRQAYRQMRLIREFEERLHIENPKGEIAGFTHLYSGQEAIAVGVCENLRDGDYIISTHRGHGHCLAKGCDPRGMMHEIYGRADGLGKGRGGSMHIADLDKGMLGANGIVGAGQPIAVGAALACKAKGDGSVSVSFTGDGASNQGTVFEAMNMAVVLKLPKVFVLENNGYSEHTGASYGIGSDLKTRTEGFGIPVYEADGFDYFSVYDAAREAIEAARAGNGPVAVLATATRYFGHFEGDPQNYRAKDEVKNFRETVDAMKTIREKVTGAGIFTAEELDEIDAEVLALIDSAVESARNGPVPGADIMMSDVYLDY; via the coding sequence ATGCAACAGAGCCCGGAACAGATCCGGCAGGCCTATCGCCAGATGCGGCTTATCCGCGAGTTCGAGGAACGCCTGCATATCGAGAACCCCAAAGGCGAGATCGCCGGGTTCACGCATCTCTATTCCGGGCAGGAGGCGATTGCGGTCGGCGTCTGCGAGAACCTGCGCGACGGGGATTACATCATTTCGACGCACCGCGGGCATGGGCATTGTCTGGCCAAGGGCTGCGACCCGCGCGGCATGATGCACGAAATTTACGGGCGCGCCGATGGGCTCGGCAAGGGGCGTGGCGGATCCATGCATATCGCCGACCTCGACAAGGGCATGCTGGGCGCAAACGGGATTGTCGGCGCGGGGCAACCCATCGCGGTGGGCGCGGCGCTCGCCTGCAAGGCCAAGGGCGACGGGTCGGTGTCGGTGAGTTTTACCGGCGACGGCGCGTCGAACCAGGGCACGGTGTTCGAGGCGATGAACATGGCGGTGGTGCTGAAGCTGCCGAAGGTCTTTGTGCTGGAAAACAACGGCTATTCGGAACATACCGGGGCGTCCTACGGCATCGGATCGGACCTCAAGACCCGGACCGAAGGCTTCGGTATCCCGGTCTACGAGGCCGACGGTTTCGATTACTTCTCGGTCTATGACGCGGCGCGCGAGGCGATCGAGGCGGCACGGGCAGGCAATGGTCCGGTCGCCGTGCTGGCCACGGCCACGCGGTATTTCGGCCATTTCGAGGGCGATCCGCAGAACTACCGCGCCAAGGACGAGGTGAAGAACTTCCGCGAGACCGTCGATGCGATGAAGACCATCCGCGAGAAGGTAACAGGGGCGGGCATCTTTACCGCCGAAGAACTGGACGAGATTGACGCCGAGGTCCTCGCGCTGATCGACAGTGCCGTGGAGAGTGCCCGCAACGGGCCGGTGCCGGGCGCGGACATCATGATGTCCGACGTCTATCTGGACTATTGA